The following is a genomic window from Paenibacillus thiaminolyticus.
TATTATGTTAACTGGTACAACGATTTGGCATTACCATCTGGCGGCCCACGCTTCGATTTCGACTTTGAGAGAAGGAAGCCCCAGAGCCGGCACATAGGACATCGTCATCGAAGGAGCGATCCCCCCATGGAACTTCTCCCACACTTCATCGAAGTAGTCCCAATCCATTTCTTCGGTAGCCAAAATATTGATCTTGATAATATTATCGGCGGGCACCGCCTCCCCTTTCAGGATGCGCAAAATATTTTGCAGCGTATTCGATAGCTGCCCGTTCAAATCCGAAGGCATGTCTCCGTTCATGTCAGTCCCGACTTGTCCGGACAGCACCAGCAATTCCGCCCCTTTCGGAACGACAGTGAGATGACTATAAGGGCCGACCGGAGCGGCAACCGTAGTCGGATTGCTGCGTTGAACCTTTTTGACCTCTTTCCCTTCCCAAGTATTGTCGTTTACGATAGCTAATGTCTGATGATCTTCCCAATAGCCATTGATGTTTACATTTTTCTTGGCGATGCCTT
Proteins encoded in this region:
- a CDS encoding GNAT family N-acetyltransferase; amino-acid sequence: MKWIGSNVYVRPVEVSDADMLLALEVKNRDFFQQFTGLREASFYTLQGQEDRIKEAMEQSKEDKAYLFVICAQASGQIIGEIMLTEVVRYNLQSCWIGYFLDKEQNGKGYMTEAVKLVVNYAFQELDLHRIEAGVMPHNTGSLKVLLKAGFHKEGIAKKNVNINGYWEDHQTLAIVNDNTWEGKEVKKVQRSNPTTVAAPVGPYSHLTVVPKGAELLVLSGQVGTDMNGDMPSDLNGQLSNTLQNILRILKGEAVPADNIIKINILATEEMDWDYFDEVWEKFHGGIAPSMTMSYVPALGLPSLKVEIEAWAARW